Within Oceanicoccus sp. KOV_DT_Chl, the genomic segment TTGCTTGAAATCGCCATCCAGGCATACGCTTTAGCTGGATCCCGATCAACATATTCACCGCGATAGTACATCACGCCGAGATTATACTGGGCGTCTCGATCACCTATGGCTGACAATGCTTCAAAAGCCACGAAAGCTTCTTCAAATAGACCTCCCTCATACTTTTTAAAAGCATCATCAAACCCTGCTTCACTAATCGCGCAAAATACAAGTTGTAAAAGGAAAAAATAAAATTTTAAACGCGACTTCATATTATGGACACTTGCTGTTCTTAGATATTGATAGAGTGCTTTAAAAACGATGGCCTTTCATTTTTTACCTGAATGTGTGCATTGCAAGGACCAATCCAACTATTTTTTCTTGCTATAAATAGACCTGATGAAACGTAATCACTACGACTTACTTAATTAGTATCTCTATCGGGGGTTCATCGGGCACAAGGTTTCAGCTAAATAAAGCGCACCCCGACTATTATTCTTTGTTTTTTGTACCACTACCATCATATATGTAGCTAAAGCTTTCACCCATCCACTCCAAACAACCACTCATACAGTTTTCAACTGCCCCTTCAGTAACAGGTAAGAATTTTTTCGGGATAAATGCCACAAGCTTATTACCAACTACCCCAACCCAAAACTCAGGTGGAGGCACATCATCAGAATCAAAAAACCCCGATGTTAGCTCTTCTGACAACCCGTCATACATAGTTGCTGACGGATCTAACATCAAAAACCTACCAGTAAAACTATACGGCTTGGATTTTTCTACAATGACCCCAGCTCTTTTTTCAATGACATCTTGAACCTTTTGGAAAAACACAGACAAGTGGTTGTTTGTATCACCAAATTCTTGAAACGCACGAAATAAACCACCTCTGTCAGCCAGCTCCCACAACGTAAATTCATCGTCTACCCGATGAGAGTATTGATAAATCTCGTGCAAAACTGGCCTAAACTTAGGTATCAAATCTGTCTCAATTATCAACTGATTAATCTCCAAGCAGTTTGTTTAGGATTTGAACCCGTGTATTAAACACTTCTGACGCCTTAGTGACTGCCTTATTTCCGCCTACAGATTGTATCTGATTTCTGTATGCTGCCAATGCTTGTTTATCAAGGCCTCCGGGGACTCCATTTTCACGTAAATATGCCTGCAATTTTTTAGCCCCTTCTGGGCCTTTTCCGAATTGCGTCATAAAACTGTTAACCGCGTTTTGTCTATCACTCCCAAGAGTTTTCCAAGTCGCACTACCAGCGCCTCCATTAAGCTTTAATGCATCCTTAACTTTGTCACCAAGCTTTTCTATTTTAACAATTTTACCAGCCTTCATCACCACCTTGACGGCGACACCACCAACCATGAGAGTGACTACTTCTTCCCCCGCAGCCAAGTAACCAGCCTGCGTATCGGGATGCTTTGGATCAACACCCGCAACACCATCATGATGTATGGAATCAAGCATAACCTGGCCCGCCTCAGACATTGCGAGCTGCTGGTTGGAATTCTGACTAAAAGTATTCGAATTTACATTGGGAACATTAGGGCCCATTCCACCTTGAAAATGCATTGCTCCAGATGCCAAACCTGCCATGGTTCCAGAGCTCGGAGCTCCCCCTCCCCAGCCGTTACTGCGGCCAGCCCCTTCATCTACACATATTGGTGCGCTACCACAGCTTGAATAGCCAGTCGGATCCGTTAAGGACAAGGGGTTATTCAAGACATAGCTATAACGGTTGTAGGACTGTGTATTGAGCGGGTCTTCGACAATTGGATCCGGACTCAAAAACCGCCCAATCAACGGGTCATAAACCCGCCCGTTCATATGGATAAGCTCAACACTCTCTAAATGCTCATGGTCCGTAAACCCCCTAGAGGTTATCTCAAGACTTGTCTCAGGCGCGCCAGACCAATTTACCTTAAGCGGAGACCCCCAAGGCTCATAACCGCGCCAATCAATTTCATTAGAACCACTGAGCGAGGCTGGCGTTGTTGCAGCAATACTACCGATATGGTCCCGATGGAGATAAACCCACTCCCCATCAAGCTGGTAGCCTGTGGTATTTTTCTCTGTATAAATCGCGAAATCTTCGATGTAGTAACGAAACTCTTTCCCTTCAAGACCCTCTGTTAACTCAAGGAGCTTTCCAATATAGGTCGTGGTTTTAAGCCCGTCATCTATCCGCTTTATACGCCGCTCTGACGGACCATAAATAATCTCGGTAACACCCCGGCTTCCCCCCATATATGCCGGTTTACCAAAAGGGCTGTAATGCACAACATCTCCACCCACAATGCCCGCGCCACTATCAATCCCTGCGCGCAAAATAACATTACCGGCCTTGTCATAAACGTAGCGCCGACTTTGCACCTGACCCTGAACAGTGACCTCGTCGATGCGGTGTATACGAGAGGCGTGAGTGATACTTTGCAAAATACCCTTGCTAGTTACGTTGCCATGCATGTCATAGCTATAGCTCTCGTCTCCACAAC encodes:
- a CDS encoding RHS repeat domain-containing protein, which translates into the protein MGSSRIALDGGVVFQASEYDRLGRVQRVSKPFTDMPLYVTSYFDYLDQLTSISYPDDSTALKDISRTYPAYKVESTDRLGQKVTHSFHGDGRLSRIQDDAQTINLKYTARGMLDTAKGGVTWNQSTLADINYDLLGRKISQYSVDTEAPWRWTYNALDQIATQTDPNGTVTYYHYDQLGRLIQRTWDATAANAELRTTQWHFDTAANGVGQLAALVGFDTDPDPQQFYEEYHYTALGQLSTVSTFLDSGSYQAQYYYDAYSRHSGLLYPGGGVAIGYAYNGSGYLTSIYDALKDETAPVLWEAKNNDQWGNLTEVEFGNEVTTLKGYDPLDGELTSVNVSKGNIDILNHSYGFDNAGNLKDRDDLLFGIYEDFCYDTLNRLTDRGFGSCGDESYSYDMHGNVTSKGILQSITHASRIHRIDEVTVQGQVQSRRYVYDKAGNVILRAGIDSGAGIVGGDVVHYSPFGKPAYMGGSRGVTEIIYGPSERRIKRIDDGLKTTTYIGKLLELTEGLEGKEFRYYIEDFAIYTEKNTTGYQLDGEWVYLHRDHIGSIAATTPASLSGSNEIDWRGYEPWGSPLKVNWSGAPETSLEITSRGFTDHEHLESVELIHMNGRVYDPLIGRFLSPDPIVEDPLNTQSYNRYSYVLNNPLSLTDPTGYSSCGSAPICVDEGAGRSNGWGGGAPSSGTMAGLASGAMHFQGGMGPNVPNVNSNTFSQNSNQQLAMSEAGQVMLDSIHHDGVAGVDPKHPDTQAGYLAAGEEVVTLMVGGVAVKVVMKAGKIVKIEKLGDKVKDALKLNGGAGSATWKTLGSDRQNAVNSFMTQFGKGPEGAKKLQAYLRENGVPGGLDKQALAAYRNQIQSVGGNKAVTKASEVFNTRVQILNKLLGD